One Verrucomicrobiaceae bacterium genomic window carries:
- a CDS encoding DNA topoisomerase III — protein MPKALIIAEKPSVAADLARALAKAPGMTSFSKEKDWYENETHVISSAVGHLLELGMPMVNGKKVGWGFTSLPIIPEVFELNPIEQSEDRYKVLARLLKRKDVDAVINACDAGREGELIFRYIMDATGCKKPVKRLWMQSMTQGAILDAYKKLRSDGEMQPLADAAKCRSESDWLIGINSTRALTALNSRHGGFRLTPVGRVQTPTLSILAKREREIAAFVPRTYWEAIAYFEVPAGQYLGRWIDESFKKDENDEHKKQERLWDEKTAQAIADRCIGKPGKIEQTTKPARQAAPLLYDLTSLQREASNRFGFSARRTLQIAQALYEKFKVLTYPRTDSRHLPEDYIGTVIDTMKTFASHDGGKQDALPHELGNHAATVIEYQWVRPNKRIFDNSKVSDHFAIIPTGLIPPKELPEAEQKLFDMVSRRFVAVFFPAAEFEVTTRITRVGNDAFKSDGKVLRSPGWLAVYGKKAAEEAAEEGENSAKLLVAANDGDKADTLDVEVKESQTKPPPRFTEATLLGTMETAGKLVDDEELAEAMSDRGLGTPATRAAIIEGLIMDRYIERVQRDMHVTQKGLALTEQIGEIGLDVLSSPELTGQWEYKLRQMEHRDLDRGTFMKEIRLLTNQIVEKTKAASKAAKDKVFPDFPPVTCGVCGSTEGYKQTEEFYGCKNPKCKVRVYKAVASRQLSDEEIRTLIEKRFVGPLEGFRSKKGKEFNAALSIKDDMKVAFVFEGNDPDAFNWDECPIITKCPICALKKRDSNIHDTPDGYLCKYGALEAGKCNGRLPKKLCQKDITPENAREFFENGKTSLIVNMISKRNRPFSAFLVCSPGEKRLMSWEFPPREPKPKAAKKPTAAAFKKRNLAETVEAE, from the coding sequence ATGCCCAAAGCCCTCATTATTGCCGAGAAGCCCAGCGTCGCAGCCGATCTCGCCCGTGCCCTGGCGAAAGCCCCCGGCATGACCTCCTTCTCCAAGGAAAAGGACTGGTATGAAAACGAAACGCACGTCATCTCCTCCGCCGTGGGCCACCTGCTGGAGCTGGGCATGCCCATGGTGAATGGCAAAAAAGTCGGTTGGGGCTTCACCAGCCTGCCGATCATCCCAGAGGTCTTTGAACTCAATCCCATCGAACAAAGCGAAGACCGCTACAAGGTGCTCGCCCGCCTGCTGAAGCGCAAAGACGTGGATGCCGTCATCAATGCTTGCGATGCTGGCCGCGAAGGTGAGCTGATCTTCCGCTATATCATGGACGCCACCGGCTGCAAAAAGCCCGTGAAGCGCCTCTGGATGCAATCCATGACCCAGGGAGCCATCCTGGATGCATACAAAAAACTGCGTAGCGACGGAGAAATGCAGCCCCTCGCTGACGCGGCCAAATGCCGCAGTGAGAGTGACTGGCTCATCGGCATCAACAGCACCCGCGCCCTCACTGCGCTCAATTCACGCCACGGCGGCTTCCGCCTCACTCCCGTTGGCCGTGTGCAGACTCCCACGCTGTCCATTTTGGCCAAAAGGGAGCGGGAAATCGCCGCTTTCGTCCCCCGCACCTACTGGGAAGCCATTGCGTATTTTGAGGTGCCCGCCGGACAATACCTGGGCCGCTGGATCGACGAATCCTTCAAAAAAGACGAAAACGACGAGCACAAGAAGCAGGAGCGCCTGTGGGACGAAAAAACCGCCCAGGCCATCGCTGATCGCTGCATCGGCAAACCGGGCAAAATCGAGCAAACGACCAAACCAGCCCGTCAGGCCGCCCCGCTGCTCTACGACCTCACCAGCCTGCAACGCGAGGCCAGCAACCGCTTCGGCTTCTCTGCCCGCCGCACGCTACAAATCGCCCAGGCACTGTATGAGAAGTTCAAGGTGCTCACCTACCCTCGTACCGATTCCCGCCACCTGCCGGAAGATTATATCGGCACTGTCATCGACACGATGAAGACCTTTGCCAGTCACGACGGCGGTAAGCAAGACGCACTGCCGCATGAACTGGGCAACCACGCTGCCACTGTAATCGAATACCAATGGGTGCGGCCGAACAAGCGCATCTTCGACAACAGCAAAGTCAGTGACCACTTTGCCATCATCCCCACCGGCCTCATCCCGCCGAAGGAGCTGCCAGAAGCCGAGCAAAAGCTCTTCGACATGGTCTCGCGCCGCTTCGTGGCCGTGTTCTTCCCCGCCGCCGAGTTTGAAGTGACCACCCGCATCACACGCGTCGGCAATGATGCCTTCAAAAGTGACGGCAAAGTGCTCCGCTCCCCTGGCTGGCTCGCCGTCTATGGCAAAAAAGCCGCCGAAGAGGCCGCCGAAGAAGGCGAAAACTCCGCCAAGCTGCTCGTCGCTGCCAATGATGGCGACAAAGCCGACACACTCGATGTCGAGGTGAAGGAATCCCAGACCAAGCCGCCGCCCCGCTTCACAGAAGCCACATTACTAGGCACCATGGAAACGGCTGGCAAGCTCGTCGATGACGAAGAACTCGCCGAAGCCATGAGCGATCGCGGTCTGGGCACTCCAGCCACCCGCGCCGCCATCATCGAAGGCCTGATCATGGACCGCTACATCGAGCGTGTGCAGCGTGACATGCACGTCACGCAAAAGGGCCTCGCTTTGACCGAACAGATCGGTGAAATCGGCCTCGACGTGCTCAGCAGCCCCGAACTCACCGGCCAGTGGGAGTATAAACTCCGCCAAATGGAGCACCGCGACCTCGACCGCGGCACCTTCATGAAGGAAATCCGCCTTTTGACGAATCAAATCGTCGAAAAGACCAAAGCCGCCTCCAAAGCCGCCAAGGACAAGGTTTTCCCCGACTTCCCACCTGTCACCTGCGGCGTCTGCGGCAGCACCGAAGGCTACAAGCAAACGGAAGAGTTCTACGGCTGCAAAAACCCCAAATGCAAAGTCCGCGTCTATAAAGCCGTGGCCTCACGCCAGCTCAGTGATGAGGAAATCCGCACGCTGATCGAAAAACGCTTCGTCGGGCCGCTGGAAGGCTTCCGCAGCAAAAAGGGCAAGGAATTCAACGCCGCGCTCTCCATCAAAGACGACATGAAAGTCGCCTTCGTCTTCGAAGGCAATGATCCTGATGCCTTCAACTGGGACGAGTGCCCCATCATCACCAAATGCCCTATCTGCGCCCTCAAAAAACGCGACAGCAACATCCACGACACGCCTGATGGCTACCTATGTAAATACGGCGCACTAGAGGCCGGCAAGTGCAATGGTCGCCTGCCGAAGAAGCTCTGCCAAAAGGACATCACGCCTGAAAACGCCCGTGAGTTCTTCGAGAACGGCAAGACCTCGCTCATCGTCAATATGATCAGCAAGCGCAACCGGCCCTTCAGCGCCTTCCTGGTCTGCTCTCCCGGTGAAAAGCGACTCATGAGCTGGGAATTCCCGCCCCGCGAGCCGAAGCCCAAAGCCGCGAAGAAACCTACCGCAGCCGCCTTCAAAAAGCGCAACCTCGCGGAAACAGTCGAAGCAGAGTAG
- a CDS encoding DegT/DnrJ/EryC1/StrS family aminotransferase, which translates to MLLPPPSHLFPEYPLADQQFHHAGIELALRRVLESGRFILDAETEAFESEFAAFCGADHVIGTGSGTDAIELILRAMGIGAGHAVAVPTMAPSAVAAAVLRSGAHIVLVDVEAETLTLCPTALKEVMKHQKVSAVLAVHLYGHPVEWDALSAVCAAHGALLLEDAAQAHGALYHGRPVGTLGQACAWSFYPTKSLGALGDAGAVSVADAALAGRIRQMRQYGWQQRHVSELPGINTRLDEMQAAILRAKLPVLTAQVERRRELAQRYAQKLRGVQPLGVRQGCSHAFHQFVVRSERRDELGRHLRHHGVPVAVHYPAALHQQPAFSDSEGSFPVAEHAVRQVLSLPLHPYMNDQAVDAVCGAVESFPS; encoded by the coding sequence ATGCTACTGCCTCCGCCTTCGCATTTGTTCCCGGAATACCCACTTGCTGACCAGCAGTTTCACCACGCCGGGATCGAGCTGGCCCTGCGACGTGTGCTGGAGAGCGGGCGTTTTATCTTGGATGCAGAGACGGAGGCTTTTGAGTCGGAGTTTGCGGCTTTTTGCGGTGCTGACCATGTCATCGGCACGGGCAGTGGGACGGATGCTATCGAGCTGATCCTGCGAGCCATGGGCATCGGTGCAGGACATGCGGTGGCGGTGCCTACGATGGCCCCCTCTGCCGTGGCCGCCGCTGTTTTGCGTTCCGGGGCACACATCGTGCTGGTCGATGTGGAGGCGGAGACGCTCACCCTTTGTCCGACTGCGCTGAAGGAAGTCATGAAACACCAAAAGGTGAGCGCGGTGCTGGCCGTGCATCTCTATGGGCACCCGGTGGAGTGGGATGCTCTATCTGCCGTGTGTGCTGCTCATGGTGCCCTGCTTTTAGAGGATGCCGCGCAGGCACACGGGGCGTTGTATCATGGTCGTCCCGTGGGGACGCTGGGGCAGGCCTGTGCGTGGAGCTTTTACCCGACAAAGAGCCTGGGGGCGCTGGGGGATGCGGGCGCTGTGAGTGTGGCGGATGCGGCATTGGCCGGACGCATCAGACAGATGCGGCAATATGGCTGGCAGCAGCGGCATGTGAGTGAGCTGCCAGGTATCAATACGCGGCTGGATGAGATGCAGGCAGCGATTCTGCGTGCAAAACTCCCTGTGCTCACTGCACAGGTGGAGCGGAGGCGTGAGCTGGCGCAGCGGTATGCACAGAAATTACGCGGAGTGCAGCCACTGGGGGTTCGCCAGGGCTGTAGTCATGCGTTTCACCAGTTCGTCGTGCGCTCAGAGCGGCGTGATGAGCTGGGGCGTCATCTGCGGCATCATGGTGTGCCTGTGGCGGTGCATTATCCTGCGGCGCTGCACCAGCAGCCCGCCTTCAGCGATTCTGAGGGCAGTTTTCCTGTGGCAGAGCATGCGGTGCGCCAAGTGCTGTCTTTGCCGCTGCACCCATACATGAACGATCAGGCGGTGGACGCGGTGTGCGGGGCCGTGGAGTCCTTTCCCTCATGA
- the ybeY gene encoding rRNA maturation RNase YbeY — protein MTPAIHIYNNQNQHSVPLKWLRGIAAKAVPLCLAAKKAAPDCVLPDLAEVEVSYITDEDITRVHAEFLDDATPTDVITFHHGEILISADTAVRQAAEHGTTPEHEMALYLVHGLLHLAGWHDLDDAEAADMATTQERILAACEQP, from the coding sequence ATGACTCCCGCCATCCACATCTACAACAATCAAAACCAGCACTCCGTGCCATTGAAGTGGCTGCGGGGAATTGCCGCCAAGGCCGTGCCGCTCTGCCTTGCGGCAAAGAAGGCAGCTCCAGACTGTGTTTTGCCCGATTTGGCAGAAGTGGAGGTCAGCTACATCACCGATGAAGACATCACTCGTGTCCACGCCGAGTTCCTCGATGATGCGACTCCGACAGACGTCATCACCTTTCACCATGGCGAGATACTCATCAGTGCTGATACCGCCGTGAGGCAGGCGGCGGAACATGGCACCACCCCAGAGCATGAAATGGCGCTCTACCTAGTGCATGGCCTGCTGCATCTGGCAGGCTGGCATGATCTGGATGACGCAGAGGCTGCGGACATGGCCACCACGCAGGAGCGCATCCTCGCAGCGTGTGAACAGCCGTGA